DNA sequence from the Verrucomicrobiota bacterium genome:
TAAACAGTTCGATCCCTGTCATGGGTTGATCTTGTTTGCCTTTATTCCAGTCTGCCAATGAATAAAGTTTAGTTGTTTCGTCCAAGGGATCATTAGCCTGACGACGAGGATCAATTAAGAAAACCGCGATCTCCAGAGCATTAGCACTCAGGCTTAACGGTAAAATTAATGATCCTAAAAATAAAACGCTTAACATGTAACAAACTTTTCTTGCGGGAAATAGATTTATCATACTACCTTTGGTGGGTTATCTCTAGCTTAAGCCCAAATCCTAAGGAAGGCGAATGGAATAATAACCCAGAAACCGTCCCGTTATTGTTAAAGAAGGCTAATTTTCCCTTAAACTGTCCGAGATATTAGGAGGTTTGCCGAACTTTTTGGCATTTTGTTTGTTGAATAATCATGAAACGGAAGCAATTTGTCTGCGTGAGTAGGCTTTTAAAATCTTTGGCTCTGATGACCGCTTTGACCATGGTCGGATTTCTGATGAATCAAAGCCTTCTGGCACAAGATAAAAAGGAGAATACAAAAACTATGGACAAGCAAAATCAAAAAATCATTTTAGGCGGGGGTTGTTTCTGGTGTGTCGAGGCTGTTTACCAGCGCATCCCCGGAGTCGTCAAGGTCCGTAGTGGATATGCCGGGGGCACGGTGCCAAATCCATCATACGAACAGATTTGCACAGGCAAAACCGGCCATGCCGAGGTCATCGAGATCGAATACGATCCGGCTAAGGTCACCTTGGATTCCATTTTGGATATTTTCTGGGAAGCGCATAATCCTACCACCCTCAACCGTCAGGGCGCGGATACTG
Encoded proteins:
- the msrA gene encoding peptide-methionine (S)-S-oxide reductase MsrA gives rise to the protein MDKQNQKIILGGGCFWCVEAVYQRIPGVVKVRSGYAGGTVPNPSYEQICTGKTGHAEVIEIEYDPAKVTLDSILDIFWEAHNPTTLNRQGADTGTQYRSTIMYTVDEQKQIAEKSKAVAQKGLSDNIVTEIVPLQTFYVAEDYHQDYYNQNKSAGYCRMVIKPKLDKLKLKD